From a single Aquincola tertiaricarbonis genomic region:
- the trx-GI gene encoding heat resistance system thioredoxin Trx-GI, which produces MSEHLHIVCPHCQSINRVPAAKLADQPNCGRCQQPLFTGEPIELTTATFGRHVERSDLPLLVDFWAPWCGPCKMMAPQFQQAARQLEPSIRLAKVNTEAEPHLAAQFGIRSIPTLALFQGGREIGRQAGAMGAQDIVRWATAQVGR; this is translated from the coding sequence ATGAGCGAACACCTTCACATCGTCTGCCCGCATTGCCAGTCCATCAACCGTGTGCCGGCCGCCAAGCTCGCGGATCAACCTAACTGTGGCCGCTGCCAGCAGCCCTTGTTCACGGGCGAGCCCATCGAGTTGACCACGGCGACATTCGGGCGCCACGTGGAGCGCAGCGATCTTCCTTTGCTTGTCGATTTCTGGGCGCCGTGGTGCGGGCCTTGCAAGATGATGGCACCGCAGTTTCAGCAAGCGGCGCGCCAGCTCGAACCCAGTATCAGGCTGGCGAAGGTGAACACCGAGGCTGAGCCCCACCTGGCCGCGCAGTTCGGTATCCGCAGCATTCCGACGCTGGCCCTGTTCCAAGGTGGGCGGGAGATTGGGCGTCAGGCGGGCGCCATGGGCGCGCAGGACATCGTGCGCTGGGCGACGGCGCAGGTTGGGCGCTGA
- the clpK gene encoding heat shock survival AAA family ATPase ClpK — MARKQCQVCGQPATVRVEANLNGRHSTMLLCDDHYRQLVRQQKRTVSPLEALFGSRSGLFEDFLGSDFFRIGDDAPSMAADTDEVVDASFGEPAPAGTGTARRRGSGLASRISEQSEALLQEAARHAAEFGRAEVDTEHLLLALSDSDVVKTILGQFKIKVDDLKRQIESEAKRGDKPFEGEIGVSPRVKDALSRAFVASNELGHSYVGPEHFLIGLAEEGEGLAANLLRRYGLTPQALRQQVSKVVGKGAEDGRAETPTNTPELDKYSRDLTKMAREGKLDPVIGRAQEIETTIEVLARRKKNNPVLIGEPGVGKTAIVEGLAQRMVAGEVPETLRDKRLVELNINAMVAGAKYRGEFEERVQKVLKEVTEHQGELILFIDEVHTIVGAGQGGGEGGLDVANVFKPMMARGELNLIGATTLNEYQKYIEKDAALERRFQPVMVPEPTVAQTMMILRGLRDTFEAHHKVSITEDAIIAAAELSDRYITARFLPDKAIDLLDQAAARVKLSATARPVAVQELESELHQLRREQDYVASRKQYDKAAELGKHIEAKEAELKKLVEEWERERASGSAEVKAEHVAQIVSRLTGIPVNELTVEEREKLLHLEQRLHERLVGQDEAVRAVADAVRLSRAGLREGSKPVATFLFLGPTGVGKTELAKALAESIYGDEGALLRIDMSEYGERHTVARLVGAPPGYVGYDEGGQLTEKVRRKPYSVLLLDEIEKAHPDVYNILLQVFDDGRLTDGKGRVVDFTNTIIIATSNLGSDIIQRRLKARGAAGEEYEKTKGEVMDVLRGHFRPEFLNRIDEIIVFHALGKEEIRHIVGLQLDRVARNAASQGVTLTFDQTLIDHFAEEGYKPEFGARELKRLIRSELETALAREMLGGGIGKADHASARWDDKAERVVFERQEPPARPAEPEKPDAANVAETPPSDASKPARKKKSAGGES; from the coding sequence ATGGCCAGAAAACAATGCCAAGTCTGCGGCCAGCCCGCCACGGTGCGGGTGGAAGCCAATCTCAATGGTCGCCACAGCACCATGCTGTTGTGTGACGATCACTATCGCCAACTGGTGCGCCAGCAAAAGCGCACCGTCTCACCGCTGGAAGCCTTGTTCGGCTCGCGCAGCGGGCTGTTCGAAGACTTCCTTGGCAGCGACTTCTTCCGCATCGGTGACGACGCACCGTCCATGGCGGCCGATACCGACGAGGTCGTCGATGCCTCGTTCGGCGAACCCGCCCCGGCCGGTACGGGCACCGCGCGCCGTCGCGGCAGTGGGCTCGCCAGCCGTATCAGCGAACAGTCCGAGGCCCTATTGCAGGAGGCCGCCCGACACGCTGCAGAGTTCGGGCGCGCCGAAGTCGATACCGAACACCTGCTGCTGGCGCTATCCGACAGCGACGTGGTCAAGACCATCCTGGGGCAGTTCAAGATCAAGGTCGATGACCTTAAGCGCCAGATCGAATCCGAAGCCAAGCGCGGCGATAAGCCGTTCGAGGGCGAGATCGGCGTGTCGCCCCGGGTCAAGGACGCGCTCAGCCGTGCTTTCGTGGCCTCCAACGAACTCGGCCACTCTTATGTCGGGCCGGAGCATTTCCTGATCGGGCTCGCCGAGGAAGGCGAAGGTTTGGCGGCCAACCTGCTGCGCCGTTACGGCCTCACGCCGCAAGCGCTGCGCCAGCAGGTAAGCAAGGTGGTCGGCAAAGGGGCCGAGGATGGCCGCGCCGAGACGCCGACCAACACGCCGGAACTCGACAAGTATTCGCGCGACCTCACCAAGATGGCGCGCGAGGGCAAGCTCGATCCGGTCATCGGTCGCGCGCAGGAGATCGAGACGACCATCGAAGTGCTGGCCCGGCGCAAGAAGAACAACCCTGTGCTGATCGGCGAGCCCGGCGTCGGCAAGACCGCCATCGTCGAAGGGTTGGCGCAGCGCATGGTGGCCGGCGAAGTGCCTGAGACGCTGCGCGACAAGCGCCTGGTGGAACTCAACATCAATGCCATGGTGGCTGGCGCCAAGTACCGGGGCGAGTTCGAGGAGCGCGTGCAGAAGGTGCTCAAGGAAGTGACCGAGCACCAGGGCGAGCTGATTCTCTTCATCGACGAGGTGCACACCATCGTCGGTGCAGGCCAGGGTGGCGGCGAAGGCGGGCTGGACGTGGCCAACGTGTTCAAGCCGATGATGGCGCGCGGCGAACTGAACCTGATCGGCGCCACGACGCTCAACGAGTACCAGAAGTACATCGAGAAGGACGCCGCACTGGAGCGTCGCTTCCAGCCGGTGATGGTGCCCGAGCCGACGGTAGCGCAGACCATGATGATCCTGCGCGGCCTGCGCGACACCTTCGAGGCGCACCACAAGGTCAGCATCACCGAGGATGCGATCATCGCCGCCGCCGAGTTGTCGGACCGCTACATCACCGCGCGCTTTTTGCCTGACAAGGCCATCGACCTGCTCGACCAGGCGGCCGCACGCGTGAAGCTGTCGGCCACGGCCCGCCCGGTGGCGGTGCAAGAGCTGGAGTCCGAACTGCACCAGCTGCGGCGTGAGCAGGACTATGTGGCCTCGCGCAAGCAGTACGACAAGGCCGCCGAGCTGGGCAAGCACATCGAGGCCAAAGAGGCCGAACTCAAGAAGCTTGTCGAGGAATGGGAACGCGAGCGCGCCTCGGGCAGTGCCGAAGTCAAAGCCGAGCATGTCGCGCAGATCGTCTCGCGCCTGACCGGCATTCCGGTCAACGAGCTGACGGTGGAAGAACGCGAGAAGCTGCTGCATCTGGAGCAGCGGCTGCACGAGCGCCTCGTGGGCCAGGACGAAGCGGTGCGCGCGGTGGCCGATGCCGTGCGGTTGTCGCGCGCGGGCCTGCGCGAAGGCAGCAAGCCGGTGGCGACTTTTCTGTTCCTCGGGCCGACCGGCGTGGGCAAGACCGAGCTCGCCAAGGCGCTGGCCGAGTCCATCTATGGCGATGAAGGTGCGCTGCTGCGCATCGACATGTCCGAGTACGGGGAACGCCATACCGTGGCACGCCTGGTGGGGGCGCCTCCGGGTTACGTCGGCTACGACGAGGGTGGCCAGCTCACCGAGAAGGTGCGGCGCAAACCCTACAGCGTGTTGCTGCTGGACGAGATCGAGAAGGCTCACCCCGACGTCTACAACATCCTGCTGCAGGTGTTCGACGACGGGCGGCTCACCGACGGCAAGGGCCGGGTGGTGGATTTCACCAATACCATCATCATCGCCACCTCGAACTTGGGCTCGGACATCATCCAGCGTCGGCTGAAGGCCCGTGGCGCCGCCGGCGAGGAATACGAGAAGACCAAGGGCGAGGTGATGGACGTGCTGCGCGGACACTTCCGCCCCGAGTTCCTCAACCGCATCGACGAGATCATCGTCTTCCATGCGCTGGGCAAGGAGGAGATCCGCCATATCGTCGGCCTGCAGCTCGATCGTGTGGCCCGCAACGCCGCCAGCCAGGGCGTGACGCTGACCTTCGATCAGACCTTGATCGATCACTTCGCGGAGGAAGGCTACAAGCCCGAGTTCGGCGCGCGTGAGCTCAAGCGGCTGATCCGCAGCGAGCTGGAAACTGCTCTGGCGCGCGAGATGCTGGGTGGCGGTATCGGCAAGGCCGATCACGCCAGCGCCCGCTGGGACGACAAGGCCGAACGGGTGGTCTTCGAGCGCCAGGAGCCACCCGCGAGGCCGGCCGAGCCTGAGAAGCCCGATGCCGCGAACGTGGCCGAGACGCCGCCGAGCGACGCGAGCAAGCCTGCGCGCAAGAAGAAGTCAGCGGGCGGCGAATCTTGA
- a CDS encoding conjugal transfer protein TraG N-terminal domain-containing protein, producing MWEIYAYQNADSLFGIFNAAAAIHGSGDYMAAVAAVAFCGFIAALVAYAFAPEKLQGWKWLATVLLVFSVLIVPRVTVGVVDKTGGSAVKVVANVPFGVAFLGSVTSTVGHTLTGLFESYRAGQAL from the coding sequence ATGTGGGAGATCTACGCCTACCAGAACGCCGACAGCCTGTTCGGCATCTTCAACGCTGCGGCAGCCATCCACGGCTCGGGCGACTACATGGCGGCAGTCGCCGCCGTGGCCTTCTGCGGGTTCATCGCGGCGCTGGTGGCCTACGCCTTCGCGCCCGAGAAGCTGCAGGGCTGGAAGTGGCTGGCCACCGTGCTGCTGGTGTTCTCCGTCCTCATCGTGCCGCGGGTGACCGTGGGCGTCGTCGACAAGACCGGCGGATCCGCCGTGAAGGTGGTGGCCAACGTCCCGTTCGGCGTGGCCTTCCTCGGCAGCGTCACCAGCACGGTCGGGCACACGCTCACGGGCCTGTTCGAGAGCTATCGAGCTGGCCAAGCGCTTTGA
- the cls gene encoding cardiolipin synthase, protein MSDPNGLTWAATLVSLAVAIPTAGHAVIYKRDPRSATLWVLLIALLPLGGSLLYGLFGINRYQRRARRLFPGADPAVRQDLAPTMPQAVSAPFAGLAHLVGRATGQSLTSGNRIEPLVDGEQAYPAMLAAIESARHSVALASYIFDSQGIGAQFVDALRRAHERGVQVRVLIDDVYARWRPRSAYRALQRAGVPAATFNPTLIPARLHAAHLRNHRKLLVIDGETGFTGGMNIFSPYWRPDAPEQACHDLHFRLRGPVVAHLMRCFTDDWCDTTGERLSKGFWGEPPATADAQGTSWARGIEAGPDEALDRMRWTFMGALSAAKHSVRIWTPYFVPDQPMIAALSTAALRGVRVEVLTPANGDHPTVQWAARAHYWQVLEHGVRIFERPGPFDHSKLMLIDGQWCCLGSANWDARSLRLNFEFNVEVYDTALSTRLESLFDAARDASNEISAMALRARPLAIRLRDGVARLFTPIL, encoded by the coding sequence GTGTCCGACCCCAACGGGCTGACATGGGCAGCCACCCTCGTGTCGCTGGCGGTCGCTATCCCCACAGCGGGGCACGCGGTCATCTACAAGCGTGACCCTCGATCGGCCACGCTGTGGGTGCTGCTGATCGCGCTGTTGCCGCTGGGCGGTTCGCTGCTGTATGGGCTGTTCGGCATCAACCGTTACCAGCGGCGGGCGCGGCGGCTGTTTCCGGGGGCAGATCCTGCTGTTCGGCAGGACCTCGCGCCTACGATGCCCCAGGCCGTATCGGCGCCGTTTGCCGGCCTGGCGCACCTGGTGGGACGTGCCACCGGCCAGTCGCTGACCAGCGGCAACCGCATCGAGCCGCTCGTCGATGGCGAGCAGGCCTACCCGGCCATGCTCGCTGCCATCGAGTCGGCGCGGCACAGCGTCGCGCTGGCTTCGTACATCTTCGACAGCCAAGGCATCGGGGCGCAGTTCGTCGATGCGCTGCGCCGGGCTCATGAGCGCGGCGTGCAAGTGCGGGTGCTGATCGACGACGTCTATGCCCGCTGGAGGCCCCGCAGCGCCTACCGCGCCTTGCAACGCGCCGGCGTTCCGGCGGCGACGTTCAACCCGACGTTGATTCCCGCGCGCCTGCATGCCGCGCATCTGCGCAATCACCGCAAGCTGCTGGTGATCGATGGCGAGACGGGTTTCACTGGCGGCATGAACATCTTCAGCCCGTATTGGCGGCCCGATGCGCCGGAGCAGGCCTGTCACGATTTGCACTTTCGTCTGCGCGGGCCGGTGGTTGCGCATCTGATGCGGTGCTTCACCGATGATTGGTGCGATACCACGGGCGAGCGGCTCAGCAAGGGTTTCTGGGGCGAACCGCCCGCAACGGCTGATGCGCAAGGAACCTCTTGGGCGCGCGGCATCGAGGCCGGTCCCGATGAGGCCCTGGACAGGATGCGCTGGACCTTCATGGGCGCTTTGAGCGCGGCGAAGCATTCGGTGCGCATCTGGACACCTTACTTCGTGCCCGATCAGCCGATGATCGCGGCGCTGAGCACGGCCGCGTTGCGCGGCGTGCGCGTCGAGGTGCTGACGCCCGCAAACGGCGACCATCCCACGGTGCAATGGGCCGCGCGCGCCCACTACTGGCAGGTGCTGGAGCACGGTGTACGCATCTTCGAACGGCCTGGCCCGTTCGACCACAGCAAGCTGATGCTGATAGACGGCCAGTGGTGCTGCCTGGGTTCGGCCAATTGGGATGCGCGCAGCCTGCGCCTCAACTTCGAGTTCAATGTGGAGGTGTACGACACCGCGCTGTCTACGCGGCTGGAATCCCTTTTTGATGCCGCCCGTGATGCATCGAACGAGATATCGGCCATGGCGTTACGCGCCCGCCCGCTGGCCATCCGCTTGCGCGACGGGGTGGCCCGTCTGTTCACCCCCATTCTCTAG
- a CDS encoding helix-turn-helix domain-containing protein, with protein sequence MTARQQAICTLDELAAYLKVGKRTLYRLAAHGEIPAFKVGGTWRFRQSEIDRWINDQTQAGRKKEVIQMSSQSQRNIPCRLGALSVAAGKRSERESSIFLLEV encoded by the coding sequence ATGACAGCGCGCCAGCAGGCGATCTGCACACTCGACGAGTTGGCTGCCTACTTGAAAGTCGGCAAGCGGACGCTCTACCGGCTCGCCGCGCACGGGGAAATTCCGGCCTTCAAGGTGGGCGGGACATGGCGGTTTCGTCAAAGTGAAATCGATCGATGGATCAATGATCAGACCCAAGCAGGCAGAAAGAAGGAGGTGATACAGATGAGCAGCCAAAGTCAGCGAAACATCCCGTGTCGCCTGGGCGCGCTGTCCGTCGCCGCAGGCAAACGGAGTGAGCGAGAGTCTTCAATTTTTCTTCTGGAGGTGTGA
- the ftsH gene encoding ATP-dependent zinc metalloprotease FtsH, whose amino-acid sequence MEKKDQWNIGYWIVAGLLLLTLQNYWQAAKTVEPVPYSEFEKALAEGRVAEVLVSDRTVTGRLKSPDSRGKTTIVATRVEPDLAEQLSKYDVSYARVVESTWLRDVLSWILPAVAFFGVWFFLFRRFAEKQGIGGFMSIGKSRAKVFMEKNTGVTFADVAGVDEAKAELVEIVDFLKHPQDYGRLGARIPKGVLLVGPPGTGKTLLAKAVAGEAGVPFFSISGSEFVEMFVGVGAARVRDLFEQARAQAPAIIFIDELDALGRARGVGGPIGGHDEREQTLNQLLTEMDGFDSSVGLIILAATNRPEILDQALLRAGRFDRQVLVDRPDKKGRLDILKVHVKKVTLASDVDLEQVAALTTGFSGADLANLVNEAALAATRRKASAVELQDFTAAIERIVAGLEKKNRVLNPKERETVAYHEMGHALVALALPGTDPVHKISIIPRGIGALGYTLQRPTEDRFLMTRADLEHKIAVLLGGRAAEKLVFGELSTGAADDLTRATDIARDMITRFGMDEGLGYIAFEAQRPRFLDTPELAHGGCRVAESTQARIDQAIRDIVMGVFERAYRILDTNRAVLERCARELLARETLDENDIRQLTQGLKSESRESAPPQSETSLSTSQGATP is encoded by the coding sequence ATGGAAAAGAAAGATCAATGGAACATTGGCTACTGGATCGTCGCCGGCCTGTTGCTGCTGACGCTGCAGAACTACTGGCAGGCGGCCAAGACTGTCGAGCCCGTGCCCTACAGCGAATTCGAGAAGGCGCTGGCCGAGGGGCGCGTCGCCGAAGTGCTGGTGTCGGACCGCACGGTCACCGGGCGCCTGAAGTCGCCGGACAGCCGGGGCAAGACCACCATCGTGGCCACCCGCGTCGAACCCGACCTGGCCGAGCAGCTGTCGAAATACGATGTGTCCTACGCGCGAGTGGTGGAAAGCACCTGGCTGCGGGATGTGCTCTCCTGGATTCTGCCGGCCGTGGCTTTCTTCGGCGTCTGGTTCTTCCTGTTCCGCCGCTTCGCCGAGAAGCAGGGCATCGGTGGTTTCATGAGCATCGGCAAGAGTCGCGCCAAGGTGTTCATGGAGAAGAACACGGGCGTCACCTTCGCCGATGTCGCGGGCGTCGATGAAGCCAAGGCCGAACTGGTCGAGATCGTCGACTTCCTGAAGCACCCGCAGGACTACGGTCGTCTCGGGGCGCGCATCCCGAAAGGTGTGCTGCTGGTGGGGCCGCCCGGCACCGGCAAGACACTGCTCGCCAAAGCCGTCGCGGGCGAAGCTGGGGTGCCATTCTTTTCCATCTCCGGCTCGGAGTTCGTCGAGATGTTCGTCGGCGTGGGGGCGGCGCGCGTGCGCGACCTGTTCGAGCAGGCCCGCGCGCAGGCGCCGGCCATCATCTTCATCGACGAACTCGACGCGCTGGGCCGTGCGCGCGGCGTAGGAGGCCCCATCGGCGGCCACGACGAGCGCGAGCAAACTCTCAACCAGCTCCTGACCGAGATGGATGGTTTCGACAGTTCAGTGGGGCTCATCATTCTCGCCGCCACCAACCGGCCTGAAATTCTCGATCAGGCGCTTTTGCGCGCCGGTCGCTTCGACCGCCAGGTGCTGGTGGACCGTCCCGATAAGAAAGGCCGTCTCGATATCCTGAAGGTGCACGTCAAGAAGGTTACCCTGGCCAGTGATGTCGATCTCGAACAAGTCGCGGCGTTGACGACCGGCTTTTCGGGTGCAGACCTCGCGAACCTGGTCAACGAGGCCGCGCTGGCCGCGACCCGGCGCAAAGCGTCCGCCGTGGAGTTGCAGGATTTCACCGCCGCCATCGAGCGCATCGTGGCGGGCCTGGAGAAGAAGAACCGAGTGCTCAATCCCAAGGAGCGGGAAACCGTGGCCTATCACGAGATGGGCCATGCGCTGGTGGCGCTGGCGCTGCCCGGCACCGACCCCGTGCACAAGATCTCGATCATCCCGCGCGGCATCGGCGCGCTGGGCTACACGCTGCAACGCCCCACCGAAGACCGCTTCCTGATGACGCGCGCCGATCTGGAACACAAGATCGCCGTGCTGCTGGGCGGTCGTGCGGCCGAGAAGCTCGTGTTCGGCGAGCTGTCCACCGGGGCTGCCGATGACCTCACACGGGCCACCGACATTGCCCGCGACATGATCACCCGCTTTGGCATGGACGAAGGACTGGGCTACATCGCCTTCGAGGCGCAGCGGCCACGCTTTCTCGATACACCGGAACTGGCCCACGGCGGCTGCCGGGTGGCCGAATCGACCCAGGCGCGCATCGATCAGGCCATCCGCGACATCGTGATGGGCGTGTTCGAGCGCGCCTACCGGATCCTCGACACCAACCGCGCGGTGCTGGAGCGCTGCGCGCGCGAACTGCTGGCGCGGGAAACCCTGGACGAAAACGACATCCGTCAGCTGACCCAGGGGCTGAAGTCCGAATCCCGCGAGTCGGCGCCCCCCCAGTCCGAAACCTCACTCTCTACATCCCAAGGGGCCACACCATGA
- a CDS encoding lysozyme — translation MKRGIEITAVPYICPAGFWTIGYGHLCDPKHPPITEAEAEVYLARDLQTALTATLRYCPVLATEPEARLAAIVDFTFNLGAGRLQTSTLRRRINQRDWSSAGQELRRWVYSGGKVLPGLVTRREAEAAWLLNAA, via the coding sequence GTGAAACGCGGAATCGAGATCACTGCCGTCCCCTACATCTGCCCGGCAGGGTTCTGGACGATTGGGTACGGCCATCTCTGCGACCCCAAGCATCCGCCGATCACGGAGGCAGAAGCCGAGGTCTATCTGGCGCGCGATCTGCAGACGGCACTGACGGCGACGCTGCGCTACTGCCCGGTACTGGCCACTGAGCCGGAGGCGCGGCTCGCGGCCATCGTTGACTTCACGTTCAACCTTGGCGCGGGGCGGTTGCAGACGTCGACGCTGCGACGGCGCATTAACCAGCGGGACTGGTCTTCTGCTGGGCAGGAACTGCGGCGATGGGTCTATAGCGGTGGAAAAGTACTGCCGGGACTGGTCACACGGCGTGAGGCTGAAGCCGCTTGGCTGCTCAACGCCGCATGA
- a CDS encoding phosphate-starvation-inducible PsiE family protein, with translation MKSTRLNPFQVLRDQWAIMSFYERFEWVIALVLSAVIAVIIVVSLLQLISIVFTLLVLDAFNPLDHKVFQSVFGMIMTLLIAMEFKHSIVRVALRRDTIIQVKTVILIGLIALARKFVVLDPDTSPAKIAALAGATLALGTTYWLLRDRDDRVAERSGHESSSSQ, from the coding sequence ATGAAATCAACACGCCTCAACCCATTTCAGGTCTTGCGTGACCAGTGGGCCATCATGAGTTTTTACGAGCGCTTTGAGTGGGTCATCGCGCTCGTGCTGTCGGCGGTGATTGCCGTCATCATCGTGGTGTCGCTTCTCCAGCTCATCTCTATCGTATTCACGCTGCTGGTCCTCGATGCCTTCAATCCCCTGGACCACAAGGTGTTCCAGAGCGTGTTCGGCATGATCATGACACTTTTGATTGCGATGGAGTTCAAGCATTCCATCGTGCGCGTGGCGCTGCGTCGGGACACCATCATCCAGGTCAAGACCGTGATCCTCATCGGCCTGATCGCGCTGGCACGCAAGTTCGTGGTCCTCGACCCCGACACGAGTCCCGCCAAAATCGCCGCGCTGGCAGGCGCCACACTTGCGCTTGGTACCACTTACTGGCTGCTGCGCGATCGCGACGACCGCGTCGCCGAGAGATCTGGGCATGAATCGTCATCATCCCAGTGA
- a CDS encoding Hsp20/alpha crystallin family protein, with the protein MDFDFKKLAPWNWFKKEQEEQQSTASLPVQRNDLPVAGGPVSPILQLHRDIDRLFDDAFRGFGFPTLAMPRWPSDWPGMLKPALDIQETDKQYKIALEVPGVEEKDIQITLDNDVLLVRGEKRQEQETKDGGFHRVERSYGSFQRALNLPADANQDTIKAAFKNGVLTITMEKREASTPKQGRSIPING; encoded by the coding sequence ATGGACTTTGATTTCAAGAAATTGGCTCCCTGGAACTGGTTCAAGAAGGAGCAGGAAGAACAACAGAGCACGGCCTCGCTGCCGGTGCAGCGCAATGACCTGCCGGTGGCGGGTGGGCCCGTCAGTCCCATCCTGCAATTGCATCGCGATATCGACCGCCTGTTCGACGACGCGTTTCGAGGCTTCGGTTTCCCGACGCTGGCCATGCCACGCTGGCCGTCGGACTGGCCGGGCATGCTGAAGCCGGCGCTGGACATCCAGGAGACCGACAAGCAGTACAAGATCGCCCTGGAAGTACCCGGCGTCGAGGAAAAAGACATCCAGATCACGCTCGACAACGACGTGCTGCTGGTGCGCGGTGAAAAGCGTCAGGAGCAGGAAACGAAAGACGGCGGTTTCCACCGGGTGGAGCGCTCCTACGGCAGCTTTCAGCGCGCTCTGAACCTGCCGGCCGATGCCAACCAGGACACGATCAAGGCCGCTTTCAAGAACGGTGTGCTCACGATCACGATGGAAAAGCGCGAGGCCAGTACGCCCAAGCAGGGGCGCTCGATCCCGATCAACGGCTGA
- a CDS encoding S1C family serine protease, with protein MAYPDPYQRPAPDHFVRRWLFITACIAALMLLWQFLPAIEAWFSPREAAERTVTARGDLAADEKATIELFEKSRASVVYITTAQLVRDVWTRNVFSVPRGTGSGFIWDDAGHVVTNFHVIQGASEATVKLADGRDYQAALVGASPAHDIAVLKIGVGFKRPPAVPVGTSADLKVGQKVFAIGNPFGLDWTLTTGIVSALDRSLPGEAGGPAIDHLVQTDAAINPGNSGGPLLDSAGRLIGINTAIYSPSGASAGIGFAVPVDTVMRVVPQLIKTGKYIRPALGIEVDEQLNQRLLALTGSKGVFVLRVTPGSAAHKAGLDGVEITPQGIVPGDRIVRIDGTAIDDVAKLLARLDDRKVGDVVVLSVERAGKSREVQVELQPGI; from the coding sequence ATGGCCTACCCCGACCCGTACCAACGTCCCGCGCCGGACCACTTCGTCCGGCGCTGGCTCTTCATCACCGCCTGTATTGCCGCGCTCATGCTGCTGTGGCAGTTCCTGCCCGCCATCGAGGCCTGGTTCAGTCCGCGCGAGGCGGCAGAACGCACTGTGACGGCGCGTGGCGATCTGGCGGCGGACGAGAAAGCCACCATCGAACTGTTCGAGAAATCGCGCGCCTCGGTGGTCTACATCACTACCGCACAATTGGTACGCGATGTCTGGACGCGCAACGTCTTCTCCGTGCCGCGCGGCACTGGCTCGGGCTTCATCTGGGACGACGCCGGCCACGTCGTCACCAACTTCCACGTCATCCAGGGCGCGTCCGAAGCCACCGTCAAACTCGCCGATGGCCGCGACTACCAGGCCGCGCTGGTGGGGGCCAGCCCAGCACACGACATCGCCGTACTCAAGATCGGCGTCGGCTTCAAACGCCCGCCTGCCGTGCCGGTCGGCACCAGCGCCGACCTCAAGGTGGGACAGAAGGTGTTTGCTATCGGCAACCCCTTTGGCCTGGACTGGACGCTCACCACCGGCATCGTCTCCGCGCTCGACCGCTCGTTACCGGGAGAAGCGGGCGGCCCGGCCATTGATCACCTGGTTCAGACCGACGCCGCCATTAACCCCGGCAACTCGGGCGGCCCCCTGCTCGATTCGGCCGGTCGGCTTATCGGCATCAACACGGCGATCTACAGCCCCTCCGGCGCCTCGGCCGGGATCGGTTTTGCCGTGCCGGTGGACACCGTCATGCGGGTAGTGCCGCAACTCATCAAGACCGGCAAATACATCCGCCCGGCGCTTGGCATCGAGGTGGACGAACAGCTCAATCAGCGCCTGCTTGCGCTGACGGGAAGCAAGGGCGTGTTCGTGCTGCGTGTCACCCCCGGCTCGGCAGCGCACAAAGCCGGGCTCGATGGGGTCGAGATTACCCCACAAGGCATCGTGCCCGGCGACCGCATCGTTCGCATCGACGGCACGGCGATCGACGATGTGGCCAAGCTGCTCGCCCGGCTCGACGACAGGAAGGTCGGCGATGTCGTAGTCTTGTCCGTGGAGCGGGCCGGCAAATCGCGAGAGGTGCAGGTGGAGTTGCAGCCCGGGATTTGA